In Geobacter anodireducens, a genomic segment contains:
- a CDS encoding carbohydrate kinase: MVVTGLGQCCWDTLTEVGEFPLPDSKTETLRWEEQGGGPAATALVALARLGLRCRFAGVVGDDAAGTLIRNGLSQEGIDVSGLLTRPGAASQRAFIMVERTGGRRTIVWQRPTGAPLSPAELEEQFWSGSAFLHLDGLMEEASLHGAREARRRGIPIMVDAGRMRPGMRELAGLCDYLVAAEQFFLDLGWNGSEEHFARLADGLGPPAVTVTRGDRGSLTRHGGTTCHVPAFPVAALDTTGAGDVFHGGYLFGLIKGWPLRETVVFASAAAALSCLHLGAQRGAPRLDEVSRFLADRGISVPSA, from the coding sequence ATGGTGGTGACAGGACTGGGACAATGCTGCTGGGACACGCTGACCGAGGTGGGGGAGTTCCCCCTGCCCGACAGCAAGACGGAGACCCTCCGGTGGGAGGAACAGGGGGGTGGACCGGCGGCCACGGCCCTGGTGGCCTTGGCCCGGCTGGGCCTGCGGTGCCGCTTTGCCGGGGTGGTGGGGGACGATGCCGCGGGTACGCTGATCCGCAACGGACTCAGCCAGGAAGGAATCGATGTGTCCGGCCTGCTGACCCGGCCGGGAGCCGCCTCCCAGCGGGCCTTCATCATGGTCGAACGGACCGGCGGGCGGCGGACCATCGTCTGGCAGCGCCCCACCGGCGCTCCCCTGTCCCCTGCGGAACTTGAGGAGCAGTTCTGGTCCGGCAGCGCCTTCCTCCACCTGGACGGGCTCATGGAAGAGGCGTCCCTCCATGGGGCCCGGGAGGCCCGGCGCCGGGGAATTCCGATCATGGTGGACGCGGGCCGGATGCGCCCGGGGATGCGGGAGCTGGCGGGACTCTGCGATTACCTGGTGGCAGCGGAACAGTTCTTTCTCGACCTGGGCTGGAACGGGTCTGAGGAGCACTTCGCGCGGCTGGCCGACGGCCTCGGCCCGCCGGCGGTCACCGTCACCCGGGGCGACCGGGGAAGCCTCACCCGGCACGGCGGGACGACCTGCCACGTGCCGGCGTTTCCCGTTGCAGCCCTGGACACCACGGGTGCTGGCGATGTCTTTCACGGAGGCTACCTGTTCGGGCTCATCAAGGGATGGCCGTTGCGGGAGACGGTGGTCTTCGCATCGGCCGCCGCTGCCCTTTCATGCCTTCACCTGGGTGCCCAGCGGGGAGCGCCCCGGCTGGACGAGGTTAGTCGGTTCCTCGCCGACCGGGGCATTTCCGTGCCGTCTGCCTGA
- a CDS encoding transporter has translation MQHTNDRKRFTGLFGFVARHPRLVLGVSLLLAALSVLYTWQEMRFLTGRDDLMPKNAPFQQDYRANRAEFGDREEIVVVIESDDQAGASAFAERLAADLSADRTRFRDVFHPNGLPFFREHGLLLLPLNELRSLRENLALAEPVLKDLAAAPSVQTLFTHLTTRMDVYTAAADSSAGHDRERAGLVFMLDKLGGGIASFGGGKGSFSLEEVFLGGDSALARAQRMQIVTVRPVRDVASFVPAEEAIRVVRARVAELKALPEFAGVTVGLTGTPVLEYEEMATSERDITLATGLSLALTVVLLLAAFRGVLNVAAAMVSLVVAICVSFGVATLVVGHLNILSMVFAIMLIGIGIEYGIQVVLRYQEELGLGAAELDAVNTGLGRNMLAIVMAAATTAAAFFTFTFTDFRGIAELGIIASLGIAVCVAVTFTTLPAALVLLVPLRKTREAEREMRAASLLRRSPRFARLEAFLFGHPRIIVGITVLLCLASLYPLADTRFDYNLLNLQARGLESVEYAYKLMRSRENAGYFAEVTAATPAEARMLTARLEQLPTVDHVVSLLTFVPDDQDAKLRELAALREELADVKPVPYEEDLRVMELPTVFEKFRTSVERFKGRLDAEKRPEAARVGAFLATLDRFFATLEKEKDRNALGMLRDFQGGMLASFPEQIQQLTASLAARPVTEADVPPQLRERFVGKNGTYLLQVAPRQEIFEREPLKRFLDQVRSVAPRANGEPVMVYESMTIMRDAYLRAFVYAFGAIVLILFITFRSLVYTLVGLVPLVVGMLLMVGGMWLAGIPFNSANIIVLPLILGIAVDSGIYIINRFRREEGDAASVIMSSTGLGVIYNTLTIMASFGALMVARHQGVFSIGAVMSLGMVACQTAFILVLPAVLTLVGKRSG, from the coding sequence ATGCAGCACACAAACGACAGAAAACGTTTTACAGGGCTTTTTGGCTTCGTCGCACGCCATCCGCGCCTCGTTCTCGGGGTGTCGCTCCTGCTGGCGGCGCTCTCGGTGCTCTACACCTGGCAGGAGATGCGCTTCCTGACCGGCCGCGACGACCTGATGCCGAAGAACGCGCCGTTCCAGCAGGATTACCGCGCCAACCGGGCGGAATTCGGCGACCGGGAAGAGATCGTCGTGGTCATCGAGAGTGACGATCAGGCCGGGGCCTCGGCCTTTGCCGAACGCTTGGCCGCAGACCTCTCGGCCGACCGGACGCGCTTCCGTGACGTCTTTCACCCCAACGGCCTCCCCTTTTTCCGGGAGCACGGCCTGCTGCTCCTTCCCCTGAACGAGCTGCGGTCGCTCCGCGAAAACCTCGCCCTGGCCGAGCCGGTGCTGAAGGACCTCGCCGCGGCGCCGTCGGTCCAGACCCTCTTTACCCATCTTACCACACGCATGGACGTTTACACGGCGGCGGCCGATTCTTCCGCCGGCCACGACCGGGAACGGGCGGGACTCGTCTTCATGCTCGACAAGCTGGGAGGCGGCATTGCCTCCTTTGGCGGCGGCAAAGGCTCTTTTTCCCTTGAAGAGGTCTTCCTCGGGGGAGACTCGGCACTGGCCCGGGCCCAGCGGATGCAGATCGTGACGGTCAGGCCGGTGCGGGATGTCGCAAGCTTCGTTCCGGCCGAAGAGGCGATCCGCGTGGTCCGCGCCCGGGTGGCGGAACTCAAGGCCCTCCCCGAGTTCGCCGGCGTGACCGTGGGGCTCACCGGCACGCCGGTCCTGGAGTACGAGGAGATGGCCACCAGCGAGCGGGACATCACTCTGGCAACGGGTCTCTCACTGGCCCTGACCGTGGTCCTCCTGCTGGCGGCTTTCCGGGGGGTGTTGAACGTGGCGGCCGCCATGGTTTCCCTGGTGGTGGCCATCTGCGTCTCCTTCGGCGTGGCGACCCTGGTGGTCGGGCACCTGAACATCCTTTCCATGGTCTTTGCGATCATGCTGATCGGCATCGGCATCGAGTACGGCATCCAGGTAGTGCTCCGCTACCAGGAAGAGCTGGGGCTCGGCGCCGCTGAACTGGATGCCGTGAACACGGGGCTCGGCCGGAACATGCTCGCCATTGTCATGGCCGCCGCCACCACGGCCGCGGCGTTTTTCACCTTTACCTTCACCGATTTCCGGGGAATTGCGGAGCTGGGGATCATCGCCTCCCTCGGCATTGCGGTCTGCGTGGCCGTCACCTTCACCACCCTGCCCGCGGCCCTGGTCCTTCTCGTGCCGCTGCGCAAAACGAGGGAGGCCGAGCGGGAGATGCGCGCCGCCAGCCTGCTGAGGCGCTCGCCCCGGTTCGCGCGGCTGGAGGCGTTTCTCTTCGGCCATCCGCGGATCATCGTGGGGATCACCGTTTTGCTCTGCCTCGCTTCGCTCTATCCGCTGGCCGATACCCGCTTCGACTACAACCTCCTTAACCTGCAGGCCCGGGGGCTCGAGTCGGTGGAGTATGCCTACAAGCTTATGAGGAGCAGGGAGAACGCGGGCTACTTCGCCGAAGTGACCGCTGCGACGCCGGCCGAGGCCAGGATGCTCACGGCCCGCCTGGAGCAGTTGCCGACGGTCGACCACGTGGTGAGCCTCCTTACGTTCGTTCCCGACGATCAGGATGCCAAGCTCCGGGAACTGGCCGCGCTGCGGGAAGAACTGGCCGATGTGAAACCGGTTCCCTACGAGGAGGATCTGCGGGTCATGGAACTCCCCACGGTGTTCGAGAAGTTCCGCACATCCGTGGAGCGGTTCAAGGGACGGCTCGACGCGGAAAAGAGACCCGAGGCCGCCCGGGTGGGGGCCTTCCTCGCCACCCTTGACCGGTTCTTTGCCACCCTTGAGAAGGAAAAGGACCGCAATGCCCTCGGCATGCTCCGGGATTTCCAGGGGGGGATGCTCGCCTCGTTCCCGGAACAGATCCAGCAGCTCACGGCAAGCCTCGCCGCCCGGCCGGTAACCGAGGCAGACGTGCCTCCGCAACTCAGGGAACGCTTCGTGGGGAAAAACGGCACCTATCTGCTCCAGGTGGCGCCCCGGCAGGAGATTTTCGAGCGCGAGCCCCTGAAGCGGTTCCTGGACCAGGTGCGCAGCGTGGCTCCCCGGGCCAACGGCGAGCCGGTCATGGTCTACGAATCCATGACCATCATGCGCGACGCCTACCTGCGGGCGTTCGTCTATGCCTTCGGCGCAATCGTACTGATCCTGTTCATTACCTTCCGCAGCCTGGTCTATACCCTGGTGGGGCTCGTGCCGCTGGTGGTGGGGATGCTCCTCATGGTGGGGGGCATGTGGCTGGCCGGCATTCCCTTCAACTCTGCCAACATCATCGTGCTGCCGCTCATCCTCGGCATTGCCGTGGACTCGGGGATATACATCATCAACCGCTTCCGCCGGGAAGAGGGGGACGCCGCCTCGGTCATCATGAGCAGCACCGGCCTGGGCGTCATCTACAATACACTCACCATCATGGCGAGCTTCGGCGCGCTCATGGTGGCCCGCCACCAGGGGGTCTTCAGCATCGGGGCAGTCATGAGCCTGGGCATGGTGGCCTGCCAGACCGCGTTCATCCTGGTGTTGCCGGCGGTGCTGACTCTGGTGGGGAAGCGTAGTGGCTAG
- a CDS encoding ceramide glucosyltransferase produces MTPDTLLPLLAVLPPLAYGLLALACARVWFGRQRPRPGHTPPVTILKPVKGTDAESFENFASFCRQEYGGQWQMLFACASADDPVIPVIRRLMAEFPDRDIDLVVDGTIHGPNYKVSNLINAFPRARHDILIVCDSDIRVSPAYLGEVIAPFADPAVGLVTSLYRSPGVRGAATALEAMGFTVEMVPNVMVAQRLEGLSFALGASMAVRRAALESIGGFPALVHYLADDYQLGNKIHRAGWRLELSDCFVESVMHREDLSTILSRQLRWCRTMRVSRPGGYLGSGITQPVPLACLALLVSGCSATGWGAVLLLYLTRALVALAFSRRYLRDGIFPRWLWLLPLRDVLSFATWALSFAGNRVRWRGHLFRLLPGGKIVEIG; encoded by the coding sequence GTGACGCCCGACACCCTGCTTCCCCTCCTCGCCGTTCTCCCGCCCCTGGCCTACGGGCTCCTGGCCCTCGCCTGCGCCCGGGTCTGGTTCGGCCGGCAGCGTCCCCGGCCGGGGCACACCCCGCCGGTGACCATCCTCAAGCCGGTGAAGGGGACGGACGCGGAGAGCTTCGAGAACTTCGCCTCCTTCTGCCGCCAGGAGTACGGCGGGCAGTGGCAGATGCTCTTTGCCTGCGCCTCGGCCGACGACCCGGTCATTCCGGTGATCCGTCGCCTCATGGCCGAGTTTCCGGACCGTGACATCGATCTGGTGGTGGACGGCACCATCCATGGCCCCAACTACAAGGTCTCCAACCTGATCAACGCCTTCCCCCGGGCAAGGCACGACATCCTCATCGTCTGCGACAGCGACATCCGCGTCTCCCCCGCCTACCTGGGGGAGGTGATCGCGCCGTTCGCCGACCCGGCGGTGGGGCTCGTCACCTCCCTGTACCGGAGCCCCGGCGTGCGGGGCGCCGCCACGGCCCTGGAGGCCATGGGGTTCACGGTGGAGATGGTGCCGAACGTCATGGTCGCCCAGCGGCTGGAAGGACTCTCCTTCGCCCTGGGCGCCTCCATGGCGGTGCGGCGGGCGGCCCTGGAGTCCATCGGCGGATTCCCGGCCCTGGTCCACTACCTGGCCGACGACTACCAGTTGGGCAACAAGATCCACCGGGCCGGCTGGCGGCTGGAGTTGTCGGACTGTTTCGTGGAGAGCGTCATGCACCGGGAGGACCTGTCCACGATCCTCTCCCGCCAGCTCCGCTGGTGCCGCACCATGCGGGTCTCGCGCCCCGGCGGCTACCTGGGCTCGGGCATCACCCAGCCCGTCCCCCTGGCCTGCCTGGCGCTCCTGGTGTCGGGCTGTTCCGCCACCGGCTGGGGGGCGGTGCTCCTCCTCTACCTGACCCGCGCCCTGGTAGCCCTCGCCTTCAGCCGCCGGTACCTGCGGGACGGCATCTTCCCCCGCTGGCTCTGGCTCCTCCCCCTGCGCGACGTCCTCTCCTTCGCCACCTGGGCCCTCTCCTTCGCCGGCAACCGGGTCCGCTGGCGCGGTCACCTCTTCCGGCTCCTGCCCGGGGGGAAGATCGTGGAGATCGGCTGA
- a CDS encoding rRNA methyltransferase: MARGLSGAVPLAHFFLRERVKPGDRVVDATCGNGHDTLFLAALVGPVGRVWALDIQDAALAATAQRLEAAGCGARVELVNGGHERLAELVPGPVTAVVFNLGFLPGAENGTITTPATTGAALGQAAELLLPGGIVTVAVYTGHPGGPEEEAVVDAWAASLPPACFNVWRCRQGNRSSAAPYLVVAERRA; encoded by the coding sequence GTGGCTAGGGGGCTCAGCGGTGCGGTCCCGCTGGCGCACTTCTTCCTGCGCGAGCGGGTGAAGCCGGGGGACCGGGTGGTCGACGCAACCTGCGGCAACGGCCATGATACCCTCTTTCTCGCTGCGCTGGTGGGGCCGGTGGGGCGGGTCTGGGCGTTGGATATCCAGGACGCGGCCCTGGCCGCCACGGCGCAGCGGCTGGAAGCGGCCGGATGCGGGGCGCGGGTGGAGCTGGTCAACGGCGGTCACGAGCGGCTGGCGGAACTGGTGCCCGGCCCGGTGACCGCCGTGGTGTTCAACCTGGGATTTCTGCCCGGCGCGGAGAACGGCACGATCACCACCCCGGCGACCACCGGGGCGGCCCTGGGCCAGGCGGCGGAGTTGCTCCTGCCCGGCGGCATCGTTACGGTGGCGGTCTATACCGGTCATCCCGGCGGGCCGGAAGAGGAGGCGGTCGTGGACGCCTGGGCCGCATCCCTGCCGCCGGCGTGCTTCAATGTCTGGCGTTGCCGCCAGGGCAACCGTTCGTCAGCCGCACCCTATCTGGTGGTGGCGGAACGCCGCGCCTGA
- a CDS encoding HD family phosphohydrolase, whose protein sequence is MNEATRQRLLGALRSLVTAISGAALYAAQHPRVTLLRSEAFAELSAALEAEESLSLVVIDGEILMEGTPLDGGLFLQRLAGMLTSRGIGHLKFLRGVTEEELAVLAAVLAGAGAAGGELRSSPHVRFGRVEVRYSGGTDGDGSVSGLPALEIGRFMELYEGVVRHRRSHVAGLADLVAGFITALREQASPLAALAPLRDVDEYTFTHSVNVCVLNLAQAMALGIEGPLLQEIGIAGLLHDIGKMFVPPEILTKPGQLDDDEWAVMRRHPLMGARCLAETPGVPRLAVVATFEHHLKHDLSGYPSVADGWRQSLCSEMTTLSDFFDALRTRRAYRDSMELRQIAGLLLEKRGREFHPLLTRNFLLVLSRLAG, encoded by the coding sequence ATGAACGAAGCGACGCGCCAACGACTGCTCGGGGCACTCAGGTCGCTGGTTACGGCCATTTCCGGCGCCGCCCTCTACGCGGCGCAGCATCCCCGCGTCACCCTTCTGCGCTCCGAGGCGTTCGCAGAACTGTCAGCGGCCCTCGAAGCGGAGGAGTCCCTGTCGCTGGTGGTCATTGACGGCGAGATCCTGATGGAGGGAACGCCCCTCGATGGGGGGCTGTTTCTGCAGCGCCTCGCAGGGATGCTCACGTCCCGGGGGATCGGGCACCTCAAGTTCCTGCGCGGCGTGACTGAAGAGGAACTGGCGGTCCTGGCAGCGGTTCTCGCCGGGGCGGGGGCTGCGGGCGGCGAACTCCGTTCGTCCCCCCACGTGCGGTTCGGCCGGGTCGAGGTCCGTTATTCCGGGGGCACGGACGGCGACGGCTCCGTCTCGGGCCTGCCCGCCTTGGAGATCGGCCGTTTCATGGAACTGTACGAAGGGGTCGTCCGCCACCGGCGCAGTCATGTGGCCGGCCTGGCCGACCTGGTGGCGGGCTTCATCACCGCCCTGCGCGAGCAGGCCAGCCCCCTGGCGGCCCTGGCCCCTTTGCGGGACGTTGACGAATATACCTTCACCCACTCGGTGAACGTCTGCGTCCTCAACCTGGCTCAGGCCATGGCCCTGGGCATCGAGGGGCCGCTTCTGCAGGAAATCGGCATTGCCGGCCTGCTCCACGACATCGGCAAGATGTTCGTCCCCCCCGAGATACTCACCAAGCCGGGACAACTGGATGATGACGAGTGGGCCGTCATGCGCCGCCATCCCCTCATGGGGGCCCGCTGTCTGGCTGAAACACCCGGCGTGCCGCGGCTTGCGGTGGTTGCCACCTTCGAGCACCACCTGAAGCACGACCTCTCCGGCTATCCGTCCGTTGCAGACGGCTGGCGCCAGAGCCTCTGCAGCGAGATGACGACCCTTTCGGACTTTTTCGATGCCCTGCGCACCCGCCGCGCCTACCGCGATTCCATGGAACTCCGTCAGATAGCCGGCCTCCTGCTGGAGAAGCGGGGCCGGGAGTTCCATCCCCTCCTCACCCGCAACTTTCTGCTGGTCCTGAGCCGGCTTGCCGGCTAA
- a CDS encoding HAD family hydrolase, with protein MTDERRSEQVVPDLLARPYWIFDMDGTLTEPVHDFAAIRAALGVPEGCDILGHLDALPEEESRRLHRALDEIEIELAGRAEASAGARRLVEALDRRGVRMGIVTRNTRQVALRVLESIGVGGYFPADRILGRHDALPKPEPDGILRLTDSWGTTGRSAVMVGDYLFDLQCGRSAGALTVHVDRTRAFHWPQFTDLAVASLEELAELVERGVSRG; from the coding sequence ATGACTGACGAGCGGCGATCCGAGCAGGTCGTGCCGGACCTTCTGGCGCGCCCCTACTGGATATTCGACATGGACGGCACCCTGACGGAGCCGGTGCACGACTTTGCCGCCATCCGGGCCGCCCTGGGGGTGCCGGAGGGATGCGACATCCTCGGCCACCTTGATGCTCTGCCCGAGGAGGAGTCGCGGCGCCTCCACAGAGCTCTGGACGAAATCGAGATCGAGTTGGCGGGCCGGGCCGAGGCGTCCGCCGGGGCCCGGCGCCTGGTGGAGGCCCTGGACCGGCGCGGTGTGCGCATGGGGATCGTAACCCGTAATACGCGGCAGGTGGCACTGCGGGTGCTGGAAAGCATCGGCGTGGGGGGGTACTTTCCCGCCGACCGGATCCTTGGACGCCATGACGCCCTTCCCAAACCCGAACCGGACGGCATCCTCCGCCTGACAGACTCCTGGGGGACCACCGGGCGGTCCGCGGTTATGGTGGGGGATTACCTCTTCGACCTCCAGTGCGGCCGGTCGGCGGGGGCGCTCACGGTGCACGTGGACCGGACGCGCGCGTTCCACTGGCCCCAGTTCACCGACCTGGCAGTGGCAAGCCTGGAAGAACTGGCCGAACTGGTGGAACGGGGCGTCAGCCGAGGGTGA
- a CDS encoding oxidoreductase — protein sequence MPLRGKVAVVTGGAQGIGKAVVKTLMDKGCAVIMADTDWEAGEETAAGFAGLGRVLFVPADVAREDDVRMLVERAASRFGRLDILVCNAGVFRSVPLEHCSLDEWQRVIATNLTGAFLCAKHAAPHLACHGGSIVTIASTRALMSEPDTEAYAASKGGLVALTHALAVSLGPGVRVNCISPGWIETCEWQKASRRRPAAHSEEDRSQHPAGRVGTPEDVASLAAWLVSPEAGFVTGANFVVDGGMTRKMVYV from the coding sequence ATGCCGCTCAGGGGAAAGGTTGCCGTGGTCACCGGGGGAGCCCAGGGTATCGGCAAGGCGGTCGTGAAGACACTGATGGACAAGGGGTGTGCCGTGATCATGGCCGACACCGATTGGGAGGCCGGGGAGGAAACGGCCGCCGGGTTCGCCGGGCTCGGCCGGGTGCTGTTCGTTCCCGCGGACGTGGCCCGGGAGGATGATGTGCGCATGCTCGTGGAACGGGCGGCGTCGCGCTTCGGCAGGCTGGACATCCTGGTCTGCAATGCCGGCGTCTTCCGGAGCGTTCCCCTGGAGCACTGCTCTCTGGACGAATGGCAGCGGGTGATCGCCACCAACCTGACCGGCGCCTTTCTCTGCGCGAAACATGCCGCCCCGCACCTGGCCTGCCACGGCGGCAGCATCGTCACCATTGCCTCCACCAGGGCGCTCATGTCCGAGCCCGACACCGAGGCCTACGCCGCCTCCAAGGGGGGGCTGGTGGCGCTCACCCATGCCCTGGCCGTCTCCCTCGGCCCCGGCGTGCGGGTGAACTGCATCTCTCCCGGCTGGATCGAGACCTGCGAATGGCAGAAGGCGAGCCGTCGCCGGCCCGCGGCACATTCGGAGGAGGATCGGAGCCAGCACCCCGCCGGCCGGGTCGGCACGCCGGAGGACGTGGCATCCCTGGCGGCATGGCTGGTCTCGCCCGAGGCGGGATTCGTCACCGGCGCCAATTTCGTGGTGGACGGGGGCATGACGCGGAAGATGGTGTACGTGTAG
- a CDS encoding translation initiation factor SUI1 gives MKGKSSSGATLVWSSEHGRICPGCGKPVAACSCRKKGAAPAGDGIVRVRRETKGRGGKTVTVITGVPLDEAGVRELAGELKRRCGTGGTVKEGGMEIQGDHADLLVAELTRRGFTVKRAGG, from the coding sequence ATGAAAGGGAAAAGCTCGTCCGGCGCCACCCTTGTCTGGTCGTCTGAGCATGGCCGGATCTGTCCGGGCTGCGGCAAGCCGGTTGCAGCCTGCTCCTGCCGGAAAAAGGGCGCGGCACCGGCCGGAGACGGCATTGTGCGGGTCAGACGCGAAACAAAGGGGCGGGGCGGCAAGACGGTAACCGTGATCACGGGAGTTCCCCTGGACGAGGCGGGGGTCAGGGAGCTTGCCGGTGAGCTCAAGCGCCGCTGCGGCACCGGCGGCACCGTGAAGGAGGGGGGCATGGAGATCCAGGGCGATCATGCCGACCTCCTGGTAGCCGAGCTCACGCGGCGGGGGTTCACCGTCAAGCGGGCGGGAGGATGA
- a CDS encoding PBS lyase, which produces MTDTNSDIRIAGIEPGILSSFIIELNILRRAVSAYPKGHPAIRSAAEKVAGQTDLLLAGEERATVGIARDTILFAGHPLDRRNLVFRDLARFLSERGLTLLTVKRGVSADELIRFCTLLGLRRDEIRQRGGLGRLMSEDAILGLEVTGLDYGLFHVTEDERIAAPAADQDDLSLWERYVRGMLDGTLDPFGTVTGHHGTLAPEELARLMNGCLGGAAESRQKSYDAVITAFLRNVREAEQGPGCDESQTARLAELAELLTPELRRQFLGSAFAALARHPAMAERVAAALSDGAVMEAFTGLTERGSSIPPVLLDLFQRFGLADPSPAAGAAPPSHPAGATEMARRLETVLREGDSRSFVPQPYEDDLSRLTRAGAQRVVLPELEPLRLELESENAAVKTGEVIMEIIRLEPGGADPFASNLAELAEYYLATGDFGSLGGLFLRIHVLEKAGAGAALREAIGAPAFVAALIDAPAIWGKVRHGEIRQIISQIGPPCVTPLLDRLAVEESITLRRWYMDCLVGLGAAAGAAAVALLEDGRWYFVRNLLVLLRQLDYSAGAASARKLLAHPHPKVRQEAARTLLGFRDPQAEQWLLRGLESSDRGTLLMAVPLVDGNASRRVRAQVIELLRRGGAAADPEVRCATVRALAETGDPAALPELARILGSRSLLRAAALNQVKLEVVRSLPRFPGQEPLRLLREAAAAVGGEIAGAARAALRLAEARDR; this is translated from the coding sequence TTGACTGATACGAACTCAGACATACGCATTGCCGGCATCGAGCCGGGTATCCTCTCCTCGTTCATCATCGAGCTGAATATCCTGAGGCGGGCGGTCTCGGCCTACCCGAAGGGGCATCCGGCCATCCGCTCCGCGGCGGAGAAGGTCGCCGGCCAGACGGATCTGCTCCTCGCCGGCGAGGAACGCGCCACCGTGGGCATCGCGCGCGACACCATCCTCTTCGCTGGCCACCCCCTGGATCGCCGGAACCTCGTGTTCCGCGACCTGGCCCGGTTTCTCTCCGAGCGGGGGCTCACCCTGCTTACGGTGAAACGGGGCGTCTCCGCCGACGAGTTGATCCGGTTCTGCACACTGCTCGGTCTCCGGCGCGACGAGATCCGCCAGCGGGGCGGCCTGGGGCGGCTGATGAGCGAGGATGCCATCCTGGGGCTCGAGGTGACGGGGCTCGATTACGGCCTGTTCCACGTGACCGAGGACGAGCGTATTGCGGCCCCCGCGGCCGATCAGGACGACCTCTCGCTCTGGGAGCGGTACGTGCGGGGGATGCTCGACGGCACCCTCGACCCCTTCGGCACGGTGACCGGGCATCACGGCACCCTGGCGCCTGAGGAACTGGCCCGGCTCATGAACGGCTGTCTCGGCGGCGCAGCGGAGAGCCGGCAGAAGAGCTACGATGCGGTCATTACCGCGTTTCTCCGCAACGTGCGGGAGGCCGAGCAGGGGCCGGGATGCGACGAGAGCCAGACGGCCCGCCTGGCCGAACTGGCCGAGTTGCTCACCCCCGAGTTGCGCCGCCAGTTCCTGGGCAGTGCCTTTGCGGCCCTGGCGCGCCATCCCGCCATGGCGGAACGGGTTGCCGCGGCCCTGTCCGACGGGGCGGTCATGGAGGCCTTCACGGGCCTGACCGAGCGCGGCTCATCCATCCCTCCCGTACTGCTCGATCTCTTTCAGCGTTTCGGCCTGGCCGATCCCTCTCCGGCCGCCGGCGCGGCCCCGCCGTCCCACCCGGCCGGGGCGACGGAGATGGCGCGCCGGCTGGAAACCGTTCTGCGGGAAGGGGACAGCCGGTCCTTCGTTCCCCAGCCCTATGAGGACGACCTCTCCCGCTTGACGCGGGCAGGGGCGCAACGGGTTGTGCTCCCCGAACTGGAGCCCCTGCGGCTGGAGCTGGAATCGGAAAACGCGGCGGTCAAGACGGGAGAAGTCATCATGGAAATCATCCGCCTGGAGCCCGGCGGAGCCGACCCCTTTGCGTCGAACCTGGCAGAGCTTGCCGAGTACTACCTGGCCACCGGAGACTTCGGTTCCCTGGGGGGGCTGTTCCTGCGCATCCACGTTCTGGAAAAGGCCGGTGCAGGCGCTGCCCTGCGGGAGGCGATCGGCGCTCCCGCCTTTGTGGCGGCCCTGATCGACGCGCCCGCCATCTGGGGGAAAGTGCGCCACGGCGAGATCCGGCAGATCATCTCGCAGATCGGTCCGCCCTGCGTGACGCCTCTGCTGGACCGGCTGGCGGTGGAGGAGTCCATAACGCTCCGGCGCTGGTACATGGACTGCCTGGTGGGGCTCGGCGCCGCGGCCGGCGCTGCCGCCGTCGCCCTCCTGGAAGACGGCCGGTGGTACTTCGTGCGAAACCTCCTGGTACTTCTCCGGCAGCTCGATTACTCGGCCGGCGCGGCATCCGCCAGAAAACTGCTTGCGCATCCCCATCCCAAGGTGCGCCAGGAGGCGGCCCGCACCCTGCTCGGATTCCGCGATCCCCAGGCGGAGCAGTGGCTTCTCCGCGGGCTGGAAAGCTCCGACCGCGGGACCCTGCTCATGGCGGTGCCGTTGGTGGACGGTAATGCGAGCCGGCGGGTCCGGGCACAGGTGATCGAACTCCTGCGGCGCGGCGGCGCTGCCGCCGATCCAGAGGTGCGCTGCGCCACGGTCCGGGCACTGGCCGAGACGGGGGATCCCGCAGCCCTGCCGGAGCTGGCGCGCATTCTGGGCAGCAGGAGCCTGCTGCGCGCCGCGGCCCTCAATCAGGTGAAGCTGGAGGTGGTCCGCTCGCTCCCCCGTTTCCCGGGCCAGGAGCCCCTGCGCCTGCTGCGCGAGGCTGCGGCTGCGGTCGGGGGCGAGATCGCCGGTGCAGCGCGGGCCGCGCTCAGGCTCGCCGAAGCGAGGGACCGATGA